From a single Nicotiana tomentosiformis chromosome 2, ASM39032v3, whole genome shotgun sequence genomic region:
- the LOC104115850 gene encoding glutenin, high molecular weight subunit 12 isoform X1, translating to MDRGNYRRGGGGGNRGRGRGRGGGNSEQEQGRGGGRGGSQMGSYNQQPPFQLPQQWDNQPRASGPGQYQGRGAPYNQQGTGQHLTAGQNPGRGGTAWPRPPPQQQPQQHGSSGGGTAWTRPPPKQRQQDVSSGSGTAWIRAPPQQPQQHGGGGSCGNQLQRDVEPSRSGASNVRSRGAPSGSSPSQSSGPIHQMDRQPVKKMAVESQNPDYSHFVSLPLAIYPELVNKLINFQNSVLGITEVSKSPTSESKASNY from the exons ATGGACCGTGGAAATTACCGACGTGGTGGCGGTGGAGGTAACCGTGGTCGTGGCCGAGGCCGTGGTGGTGGTAACTCCGAACAGGAGCAAGGCCGTGGAGGCGGAAGGGGTGGGTCCCAGATGGGTTCATACAATCAGCAGCCACCATTTCAGCTTCCGCAACAATGGGATAACCAGCCAAGGGCATCTGGTCCGGGTCAATATCAGGGTCGTGGGGCTCCTTATAATCAGCAGGGTACGGGTCAGCACCTTACAGCTGGTCAGAATCCGGGTCGTGGTGGTACTGCTTGGCCCCGGCCACCACCGCAGCAGCAGCCACAACAACATGGTAGTAGTGGCGGTGGTACTGCTTGGACGCGACCACCACCGAAGCAGCGACAACAAGATGTTAGTAGCGGCAGTGGTACTGCTTGGATACGGGCACCGCCACAGCAGCCTCAGCAACATGGTGGTGGCGGCAGCTGTGGAAACCAGCTGCAACGGGATGTAGAACCGAGTAGATCAGGAGCATCAAATGTTCGTTCTAGGGGTGCACCTTCAGGCTCTAGTCCTTCTCAGTCTTCTG GTCCAATCCATCAAATGGATCGACAGCCTGTGAAAAAAATG GCAGTTGAAAGCCAAAATCCGGACTACTCTCACTTTGTATCGCTTCCATTAGCCATATATCCTGAACTGGTAAACAAACTCATCAACTTTCAGAACTCAGTTCTTGGAATTACTGAAGTGTCCAAGTCCCCTACCTCAGAATCAAAGGCTTCGAACTATTAG
- the LOC104115850 gene encoding glutenin, high molecular weight subunit 12 isoform X2, protein MDRGNYRRGGGGGNRGRGRGRGGGNSEQEQGRGGGRGGSQMGSYNQQPPFQLPQQWDNQPRASGPGQYQGRGAPYNQQGTGQHLTAGQNPGRGGTAWPRPPPQQQPQQHGSSGGGTAWTRPPPKQRQQDVSSGSGTAWIRAPPQQPQQHGGGGSCGNQLQRDVEPSRSGASNVRSRGAPSGSSPSQSSGPIHQMDRQPVKKMSWELRSPSLLTQKHST, encoded by the exons ATGGACCGTGGAAATTACCGACGTGGTGGCGGTGGAGGTAACCGTGGTCGTGGCCGAGGCCGTGGTGGTGGTAACTCCGAACAGGAGCAAGGCCGTGGAGGCGGAAGGGGTGGGTCCCAGATGGGTTCATACAATCAGCAGCCACCATTTCAGCTTCCGCAACAATGGGATAACCAGCCAAGGGCATCTGGTCCGGGTCAATATCAGGGTCGTGGGGCTCCTTATAATCAGCAGGGTACGGGTCAGCACCTTACAGCTGGTCAGAATCCGGGTCGTGGTGGTACTGCTTGGCCCCGGCCACCACCGCAGCAGCAGCCACAACAACATGGTAGTAGTGGCGGTGGTACTGCTTGGACGCGACCACCACCGAAGCAGCGACAACAAGATGTTAGTAGCGGCAGTGGTACTGCTTGGATACGGGCACCGCCACAGCAGCCTCAGCAACATGGTGGTGGCGGCAGCTGTGGAAACCAGCTGCAACGGGATGTAGAACCGAGTAGATCAGGAGCATCAAATGTTCGTTCTAGGGGTGCACCTTCAGGCTCTAGTCCTTCTCAGTCTTCTG GTCCAATCCATCAAATGGATCGACAGCCTGTGAAAAAAATG AGTTGGGAATTGAGAAGTCCATCTTTATTAACCCAAAAACATTCCACTTGA
- the LOC138905246 gene encoding uncharacterized protein — MLKLWNKDRFEAAAQVLQSVSPKVLDALESRPVSIRLKGLQMHFTINGYLDAAKDLGFIEQTFLEVIIDAFTEAGLVLEKDANRKLKDSISVDAVFKYFDHSIYKNRSGNADSFDARAIFGQYGSEEWGECLLREAHLSQRFVYGDNGYYHCCESIPFPEGM; from the exons ATGCTGAAGCTTTGGAATAAGGACCGTTTTGAAGCAGCTGCTCAGGTTTTGCAG AGtgtctcaccaaaagtacttgaTGCTTTGGAGAGCCGACCTGTGTCTATAAGACTGAAGGGTTTG CAAATGCACTTCACTATTAATGGCTATCTTGATGCAGCAAAGGATCTAGGATTCATTGAACAAA CCTTTCTAGAGGTCATCATTGATGCGTTCACTGAAGCTGGTCTTGTTCTTGAAAAAGATGCAAACCGGAAGTTAAAG GACTCTATTTCTGTTGATGCTGTGTTCAAATACTTTGACCATTCAATCTA CAAAAATAGATCAGGAAATGCTGATTCCTTTGATGCACGAGCAATTTTTGGTCAGTATGGCTCGGAAGAATGGGGAGAGTGTCTTTTACGTGAAGCTCATCTTTCACAAAGGTTTGTGTATGGTGACAATGGCTATTACCATTGCTGTGAATCCATCCCATTTCCTGAAGGGATGTAG